A single region of the Lycium barbarum isolate Lr01 chromosome 2, ASM1917538v2, whole genome shotgun sequence genome encodes:
- the LOC132626906 gene encoding uncharacterized protein LOC132626906 yields the protein MFRISSKKHLFSVTFHLFYSTAPATSRANVLVDFMVNSLGFSTQEAISTSDKVTRSRIRNHEPRLLLDLFDQMGINKLQIKTLISSSPKLLICRVDKNLLPKIKVLQQLGLSGSDLVTFISKSDLLTTGLHTIIEPNLVYLRELLGSHDSVARIIMKEPRLFSCNLHKVMPPNITLLQNLGFSRMDIDKAFHRHPRFLLNNPVKLERAVYQLEKIFHMPQESRMFIHGVEVLVSLDESTLERKLDIYRSFGWSDSDICKMVRKLPYCLTTSEAKIRITLKFFMNELGYESSYLASYAPLLKYSFEKRVMPRNEILKFLKENQLVKGKLCLYTVVKCTELQFLEKYVLPFKATMPELYDLYMKTRS from the coding sequence ATGTTTAGAATTAGTAGCAAAAAGCATCTCTTTTCTGTCACATTTCACCTGTTTTACTCCACTGCTCCAGCTACTTCCCGTGCTAATGTATTGGTGGACTTCATGGTAAACTCACTTGGTTTCTCAACACAAGAAGCCATTTCTACAAGTGACAAGGTAACTCGTTCAAGAATCAGAAACCATGAGCCCCGTTTGTTACTTGATCTCTTTGACCAAATGGGTATTAACAAATTACAGATCAAAACCCTCATTTCTTCTTCCCCTAAGTTGTTGATTTGTCGTGTTGACAAAAACCTTCTACCCAAAATTAAGGTTTTGCAACAACTTGGCTTATCTGGCTCTGACCTTGTTACATTTATCAGCAAAAGCGATTTGTTGACAACAGGTTTACATACTATTATAGAACCTAATCTTGTTTACCTAAGGGAGTTATTGGGCAGTCATGATTCTGTAGCTAGAATTATTATGAAAGAGCCTAGGTTGTTCTCCTGTAATCTCCATAAAGTTATGCCACCCAATATAACATTGTTGCAAAACCTTGGGTTTTCAAGAATGGATATTGACAAGGCTTTTCATAGGCATCCTAGGTTTCTACTCAATAACCCTGTGAAGCTCGAGAGAGCAGTGTATCAACTAGAAAAGATTTTTCATATGCCTCAGGAGTCACGGATGTTTATTCATGGCGTTGAAGTACTTGTGTCGCTTGATGAATCTACATTAGAAAGGAAATTAGATATATACCGGAGTTTTGGATGGTCTGATTCTGATATCTGCAAGATGGTGAGAAAGCTTCCTTACTGTTTGACTACATCAGAGGCTAAGATAAGGATTACATTGAAGTTTTTCATGAACGAACTGGGGTATGAATCTAGTTATCTGGCTTCTTATGCGCCACTTTTAAAGTATAGTTTTGAGAAGAGGGTCATGCCAAGGAATGAaatcttgaagtttcttaaagaAAACCAACTGGTAAAAGGGAAGCTATGTCTTTACACTGTTGTCAAATGTACTGAATTGCAATTCCTAGAGAAATATGTGTTGCCTTTCAAGGCAACGATGCCCGAGTTGTATGATTTATACATGAAAACAAGAAGCTAA